The sequence AATTCTTACAACAGCAGTTCTTATTGTTGCTTTTTCAGTTGCTTTTTCAGGAATGATTGGCTTTGTAGGACTGATTATTCCACATACAATAAGAATGACAGTAGGTTCTTCTAATAGAAAGTTGCTTCCTAATACTATTCTTGCAGGAGGACTTTTTCTGCTTATATGTGACACATTAGGAAGGATAATTATTGCTCCTATAGAAATTCCAATAGGCGTAATAACTGCTTTTTTTGGAGCTCCATTTTTCTTGTATTTAGCTTTAAGAAATAAAAGGAGAGATTTTTAAATGGATATAATAAAAATAGAGCAGTTAAAATTTTCATATGACAAAAAAGAAATATTAAAAGGAATAAATCTTTTAATTACTGAAAAAAAATTAACAGGAATTTTAGGCCCTAATGGCTGTGGGAAAACTACTCTTTTAAAAAATATTCTTGGATATTTAAAAGCTGAAAAAGGAGAGATATTTTTAAGAGGAAGAAAAAGCACTGAATTTTCAAAAAGAGAAAAAGCAAAATTTATGTCTTTTGTCCCTCAGAAATCTCAGATTGTTTCGGGAATAACTGTTGAAGAGTTTGTTTTTATGGGAAGGTTACCTCATTTAAAAAATAGTTGGGACGGATATTCAGAAGAAGATAAAAAAATTGCTGAAAGATATTTAAAAGAACTGAAACTTGAGAAATTTAGAGAAAGGGAAGTACTTACTCTTTCTGGGGGAGAATTTCAAAGAGTTCTTCTTGCAAGAGCCTTGATTCAAGAGACAGAAGTAA is a genomic window of Fusobacterium perfoetens containing:
- a CDS encoding ABC transporter ATP-binding protein; translation: MDIIKIEQLKFSYDKKEILKGINLLITEKKLTGILGPNGCGKTTLLKNILGYLKAEKGEIFLRGRKSTEFSKREKAKFMSFVPQKSQIVSGITVEEFVFMGRLPHLKNSWDGYSEEDKKIAERYLKELKLEKFREREVLTLSGGEFQRVLLARALIQETEVILLDEPTSALDLNHAVEIMQRIKKMILKNNITAVAVLHDLNLAAMFCDEIVMVKDGRIFCKGTPKEVFTSENLKEVYNLECVVYFIEDEIPYIIPKLKKDN